The following coding sequences lie in one Stenotrophomonas rhizophila genomic window:
- the sppA gene encoding signal peptide peptidase SppA, translating to MNQPARRNPVASFFIGLWDVMNFTRRLILNLVFFGLLLLILILFVVAMGKGASSGNALQDRTTLVIAPEGRLVEQFSADPVSRALSKAIGDNSAEEVQLRDLIRALDAARTDKKIERVVLELDKLQPSGFASMREVAGALQELRAAGKQVVAFSENMSQSQYLLAAQADEVYLDPMGGVVLEGLGRYRQYFRTGLQDKLGVDVHLFKVGEYKSAAEPYVLDAASPQAKEADLFWMNDVWQRYLADIAKARKLDAAQLAAGIDTMPEGIAAAGGDLAKFALQQKLVDGLKTREEVDDLLTDRGVADEDADGGFRSVNLDAYLSALDSRRSPVDSRPQVAVIVAAGEIAGGDLPAGRVGGVSTSALLREARDDKDVKAVVLRVDSPGGEVFASEQIRREVVALKAAGKPVVVSMGDLAASGGYWISMNADRIYADPSTITGSIGIFGMIPNVARSLDKIGVHTDGVGTTRFAGAFDMTRPMDPAVGQVIQSVINKGYADFTGKVADARNKPVEAVDEVARGRVWSGAQAKERGLVDEFGGLKAAVADAAKRAKLGEVDKVRVRYIEKGATPFAQFMSGFAGSHAGAWMLGESGMARLMLARSMPELDTQLRFVEDAARDPRGSAPVKALAYCFCGF from the coding sequence ATGAACCAACCCGCGCGTCGCAATCCCGTCGCCAGCTTCTTCATCGGGCTGTGGGATGTGATGAACTTTACCCGCAGGCTGATCCTCAACCTGGTCTTCTTCGGCCTGCTGTTGTTGATCCTGATCCTGTTCGTCGTGGCGATGGGCAAGGGCGCCAGCTCTGGCAATGCATTGCAGGACCGCACCACCCTGGTGATCGCGCCGGAAGGCCGGCTGGTCGAGCAGTTCAGCGCCGACCCGGTCAGCCGCGCGCTGTCCAAGGCGATCGGTGACAACAGCGCCGAGGAAGTGCAGCTGCGCGACCTGATCCGCGCCCTCGACGCGGCCCGCACCGACAAGAAGATCGAGCGCGTGGTGCTGGAGCTGGACAAGCTGCAGCCCAGCGGCTTTGCCTCGATGCGTGAAGTGGCTGGCGCACTGCAGGAACTGCGCGCCGCCGGCAAGCAGGTGGTGGCCTTCAGCGAGAACATGAGCCAGTCGCAGTACCTGCTGGCCGCGCAGGCCGACGAGGTCTACCTGGACCCGATGGGCGGCGTGGTGCTGGAAGGCCTTGGCCGTTACCGCCAGTATTTCCGCACCGGCCTGCAGGACAAGCTGGGCGTGGACGTGCACCTGTTCAAGGTGGGCGAATACAAGTCCGCCGCCGAGCCGTACGTGCTCGACGCCGCCTCGCCGCAGGCCAAGGAAGCCGACCTGTTCTGGATGAACGATGTGTGGCAGCGCTACCTGGCCGACATCGCCAAGGCGCGCAAGCTTGACGCCGCGCAGCTGGCCGCCGGCATCGACACCATGCCCGAAGGGATCGCCGCCGCCGGTGGCGACCTGGCCAAGTTCGCCCTGCAGCAGAAGCTGGTGGACGGGCTGAAAACGCGCGAGGAAGTGGACGACCTGCTTACCGATCGCGGCGTTGCTGACGAAGACGCCGACGGCGGCTTCCGCAGCGTGAACCTCGATGCCTATCTGTCCGCGCTGGACAGCCGCCGCTCGCCGGTGGATTCGCGTCCGCAGGTAGCGGTGATCGTGGCCGCCGGTGAAATCGCCGGTGGCGACCTGCCGGCCGGTCGCGTGGGTGGCGTGTCGACCTCGGCCCTGCTGCGCGAAGCCCGCGACGACAAGGACGTGAAGGCGGTGGTGCTGCGCGTGGATTCGCCCGGCGGTGAAGTGTTCGCCTCCGAGCAGATCCGTCGCGAAGTGGTGGCGCTGAAGGCGGCCGGCAAGCCGGTGGTGGTGTCGATGGGCGACCTGGCTGCCTCCGGTGGTTACTGGATCAGCATGAACGCCGATCGGATCTACGCCGATCCGTCGACCATCACCGGGTCGATCGGCATCTTCGGCATGATCCCGAACGTGGCCCGTTCGCTGGACAAGATCGGCGTGCACACCGATGGCGTGGGCACCACGCGCTTCGCCGGCGCGTTCGACATGACCCGTCCGATGGACCCGGCCGTGGGCCAGGTGATCCAGTCGGTGATCAACAAGGGCTACGCCGATTTCACCGGCAAGGTGGCCGATGCACGCAACAAGCCGGTCGAGGCGGTCGATGAAGTCGCCCGCGGTCGCGTGTGGAGCGGTGCGCAGGCCAAGGAACGCGGTCTGGTCGACGAATTCGGTGGGCTCAAGGCTGCCGTCGCCGATGCGGCCAAGCGCGCCAAGCTGGGCGAGGTGGACAAGGTCCGCGTGCGCTACATCGAGAAGGGCGCCACGCCGTTCGCACAGTTCATGAGCGGCTTTGCCGGCAGCCACGCCGGTGCGTGGATGCTGGGCGAGTCGGGCATGGCGCGGCTGATGCTGGCCCGTTCGATGCCGGAGCTGGATACCCAGCTGCGCTTCGTCGAAGACGCGGCCCGCGATCCGCGCGGCAGCGCACCGGTGAAGGCACTGGCGTACTGCTTCTGCGGCTTCTGA
- a CDS encoding SDR family oxidoreductase: protein MSAQRWRLDGQTALITGASAGIGLAIARELAGFGADLLIVGRDPDALEMARDELVDAFPDREIHGLAADVSDDEDRREILDWVEDHSDGLHLLINNAGGNITKPATEYTEDEWRGIFETNLFSAFELSRYAHPLLARHAASAIVNVGSVSGLTHVRSGAVYGMTKAAMHQMTRNLAVEWAEDGIRVNAVAPWYIRTRRTSGPLSDPDYYEEVIDRTPMRRIGEPEEVAAAVGFLCLPASSYVTGECIAVDGGFLRYGF from the coding sequence GTGAGCGCGCAACGTTGGCGATTGGATGGGCAGACCGCGTTGATTACCGGTGCAAGTGCCGGCATCGGACTGGCGATTGCCCGGGAGCTGGCCGGTTTCGGCGCGGACCTGTTGATCGTCGGGCGCGATCCCGACGCGCTGGAAATGGCCCGCGATGAACTGGTGGATGCCTTCCCCGACCGCGAGATCCATGGATTGGCCGCCGACGTCTCCGACGACGAAGACCGCCGCGAGATCCTCGACTGGGTCGAAGACCACAGCGATGGCCTGCACCTGCTGATCAACAACGCCGGCGGCAACATCACCAAGCCGGCCACCGAATACACCGAAGACGAATGGCGCGGCATCTTCGAGACCAACCTGTTCTCGGCTTTCGAGCTGTCGCGCTACGCGCACCCGCTGCTGGCCCGGCACGCCGCCTCGGCGATCGTCAACGTGGGCAGCGTGTCCGGTCTGACCCACGTGCGCAGCGGCGCGGTGTACGGCATGACCAAGGCGGCCATGCACCAGATGACCCGCAACCTGGCCGTGGAATGGGCCGAAGACGGTATCCGGGTCAACGCGGTGGCGCCGTGGTACATCCGCACCCGGCGCACGTCGGGCCCCCTGTCCGACCCGGACTACTACGAAGAAGTGATCGACCGCACCCCGATGCGGCGCATCGGCGAGCCCGAGGAAGTGGCGGCCGCGGTGGGGTTCCTGTGTCTGCCGGCGTCCAGTTATGTCACCGGCGAATGCATCGCGGTGGACGGCGGGTTCCTGCGGTACGGGTTCTGA
- a CDS encoding DUF4124 domain-containing protein — translation MHRTTALRLTLLLCCASAPLAAQDAGNVRVYRCVGSNGAVSLQDAPCRDGRQEVRDMQRPRDPAPRVVRSDRDPTATPAPAAPQREVRHVYVQPPQPLYECVRDDGSRYTSDSGEGNPRWVPIWTSVYLPYGGGHRPPGGGRPPRPLPPIAPMGAGTGSGSVSASGGSLSISGGGPHVGGSLSVGSGSTHWEGNREAYPGTYTDTVVPTGNVLVRDACNALPQQEVCARLQDRHWELVRQYNSALQGQRDALNREQRSVDARLERDCR, via the coding sequence ATGCACCGAACAACCGCCCTGCGCCTGACCCTGCTGTTGTGCTGCGCCAGCGCGCCACTGGCCGCGCAGGACGCCGGCAATGTGCGCGTGTACCGGTGCGTGGGCAGCAACGGCGCGGTGTCGCTGCAGGATGCGCCCTGCCGCGACGGGCGCCAGGAAGTGCGCGACATGCAACGTCCGCGCGACCCCGCCCCGCGCGTGGTGCGCAGCGACCGCGATCCTACTGCCACGCCTGCACCAGCCGCGCCGCAGCGCGAGGTGCGCCACGTCTACGTGCAGCCGCCACAGCCGTTGTACGAGTGCGTGCGCGACGACGGCAGCCGCTATACCAGCGACAGCGGCGAGGGCAATCCGCGCTGGGTCCCGATCTGGACCAGCGTGTACCTGCCGTATGGCGGCGGCCATCGCCCCCCCGGGGGCGGCCGTCCGCCCCGTCCCCTGCCGCCGATCGCCCCGATGGGGGCCGGCACGGGATCGGGCTCGGTGAGCGCCAGCGGCGGCTCGCTGTCGATCTCCGGCGGCGGCCCGCACGTGGGCGGCAGCCTCAGCGTGGGCAGTGGCAGCACGCACTGGGAAGGCAACCGCGAGGCCTACCCCGGCACCTACACCGACACCGTGGTGCCCACCGGCAACGTGCTGGTGCGCGACGCGTGCAACGCCCTGCCGCAGCAGGAGGTCTGTGCGCGCCTGCAGGACCGTCACTGGGAACTGGTGCGCCAGTACAACAGTGCGCTGCAGGGCCAACGCGACGCGCTCAACCGTGAGCAGCGCAGCGTGGATGCGCGACTGGAACGCGACTGCCGCTAG
- a CDS encoding Sua5/YciO/YrdC/YwlC family protein, which yields MNELTLDTALPVLRAGGVVAYPTEAVWGLGCDPAHEAAVMKLLQLKQRPVEKGMILVAADLAQLDDWVRLQALPAQRQAVVLASWPGANTWILPAGPRAPRWITGAHSGIAVRISAHPLVAALCRAWGGPLVSTSANLAGKPPARTRTELDHALLPLLDGLIDGDTGGLAQPTPIRDALSGQILRS from the coding sequence ATGAACGAACTCACCCTGGATACCGCCCTGCCCGTGCTCCGCGCTGGCGGGGTTGTGGCGTACCCCACCGAAGCGGTCTGGGGCCTGGGCTGTGATCCGGCCCATGAGGCGGCGGTGATGAAGCTGCTGCAGCTCAAGCAGCGCCCGGTCGAGAAAGGCATGATCCTGGTAGCGGCCGACCTGGCCCAGCTGGACGACTGGGTGCGCCTGCAGGCCTTGCCGGCACAACGCCAGGCCGTGGTGCTGGCCAGCTGGCCCGGCGCGAACACCTGGATCCTGCCGGCCGGCCCGCGCGCACCGCGCTGGATCACCGGCGCGCACAGCGGTATTGCCGTGCGCATCAGCGCGCACCCGTTGGTGGCCGCGTTGTGCCGCGCCTGGGGCGGTCCGCTGGTATCCACCAGTGCCAACCTGGCCGGCAAGCCACCGGCCCGGACCCGGACCGAACTGGACCACGCGCTGCTGCCACTGCTGGATGGCCTGATCGACGGCGACACCGGCGGCCTGGCCCAGCCCACCCCGATCCGCGACGCGCTCAGCGGGCAGATCCTGCGCAGCTGA
- a CDS encoding DNA topoisomerase I — MPKHLLIVESPAKAKTINKYLGKDYTVLASYGHVRDLVPKEGAVDPDNNFAMRYDLIEKNEKHVDAIVKAAKGADDIFLATDPDREGEAISWHIAEILKERGLVKDKPMQRVVFTEITPRAIKEAMGHPREIAGDLVDAQQARRALDYLVGFNLSPVLWRKVQRGLSAGRVQSPALRMIVEREEEIEAFIAREYWSIDAACAHPSQPFTARLTKLDGKKFEQFTVTDGDTAEAARLRIQQAAQGALHVTDVASKERKRRPAPPFTTSTLQQEASRKLGFTTRKTMQVAQKLYEGVAIGEEEGTVGLISYMRTDSVNLSQDALAEIRDVIARDYGIASLPDQPNTYQTKSKNAQEAHEAVRPTSALRTPAQVSRFLTDDERKLYELIWKRAVACQMIPATLNTVSVDLSAGSEHVFRASGTTVVVPGFLAVYEEGKDTKSAEDDDEGRKLPAMKPGDRVPLDRIVADQHFTQPPPRFTEAALVKALEEYGIGRPSTYASIIQTLLFRKYVEMEGRSFRPSDVGRAVSKFLSSHFTQYVDYDFTAKLEDELDAVSRGEEDWIPLMARFWDPFSKLVEEKNESVDRAEASGARELGTDPKTGKPVSVRLGRFGPYAAIGSTAEDAEDKPKFASLRPGQSMHTISLEDALELFLMPRALGQDKDEDVSVGIGRFGPFAKRGSTYASLKKEDDPYTIDLARAVFLIEEKEEIARNRIIKEFEGSDIQVLNGRFGPYISDGRMNGKIPKDREPASLTLAEVQQLMEETGKPVRKGFGKKAAKKVVAKKAAVKKEAAPKKAAAKKAPAKKAATKKAATKKTATKKAATKKVAKKVAKKTVAKKA, encoded by the coding sequence ATGCCCAAGCACCTGCTCATCGTCGAATCGCCCGCCAAGGCCAAGACGATCAACAAATACCTCGGCAAGGACTACACCGTCCTGGCCTCGTATGGGCATGTGCGCGACCTGGTGCCGAAGGAAGGCGCGGTCGATCCCGACAACAACTTCGCGATGCGGTACGACCTCATCGAGAAGAACGAAAAGCACGTCGATGCCATCGTCAAGGCTGCCAAGGGCGCCGACGACATCTTCCTGGCCACCGATCCGGATCGCGAGGGTGAGGCGATCAGCTGGCACATCGCCGAAATCCTGAAGGAACGCGGGCTGGTCAAGGACAAGCCGATGCAGCGCGTGGTCTTCACCGAGATCACCCCGCGCGCCATCAAGGAAGCCATGGGCCACCCGCGCGAGATCGCCGGCGACCTGGTCGATGCGCAGCAGGCACGCCGCGCGCTGGACTACCTGGTGGGCTTCAACCTCTCCCCGGTGCTGTGGCGCAAGGTGCAGCGCGGCCTGTCCGCTGGCCGCGTGCAGAGCCCGGCGCTGCGCATGATCGTCGAGCGCGAGGAAGAGATCGAAGCGTTCATCGCCCGCGAGTACTGGAGCATCGATGCCGCCTGCGCGCATCCCTCGCAGCCGTTCACCGCGCGCCTGACCAAGCTGGACGGCAAGAAGTTCGAACAGTTCACCGTGACTGACGGCGATACCGCCGAAGCCGCACGCCTGCGCATCCAGCAGGCCGCGCAGGGCGCGCTGCATGTCACCGACGTGGCCAGCAAGGAGCGCAAGCGCCGCCCGGCCCCGCCGTTCACCACCTCCACGCTGCAGCAGGAGGCCTCGCGCAAGCTGGGCTTCACCACCCGCAAGACCATGCAGGTGGCGCAGAAGCTGTACGAAGGTGTGGCCATCGGCGAGGAAGAAGGCACCGTCGGCCTGATCTCGTACATGCGTACCGACTCGGTCAACCTGTCCCAGGATGCGCTGGCCGAGATCCGCGACGTGATTGCCCGCGATTACGGCATCGCCTCGCTGCCCGACCAGCCCAACACCTACCAGACCAAGTCCAAGAACGCCCAGGAAGCGCATGAAGCGGTGCGCCCGACCTCGGCCCTGCGGACCCCGGCGCAGGTGTCGCGCTTCCTGACCGACGACGAGCGCAAGCTCTACGAACTGATCTGGAAGCGGGCCGTGGCCTGCCAGATGATCCCGGCCACGCTCAACACCGTGAGCGTGGACCTGTCGGCCGGCAGCGAACACGTGTTCCGCGCCAGCGGCACCACCGTGGTGGTGCCCGGCTTCCTGGCCGTGTACGAAGAAGGCAAGGACACCAAGAGCGCCGAGGATGACGACGAAGGCCGCAAGCTGCCGGCGATGAAGCCCGGCGACCGCGTGCCGCTCGACCGCATCGTGGCCGACCAGCACTTCACCCAGCCGCCGCCGCGCTTCACCGAAGCGGCGCTGGTCAAGGCGTTGGAAGAATATGGCATCGGCCGCCCGTCGACCTACGCCTCGATCATCCAGACCCTGTTGTTCCGCAAGTACGTGGAAATGGAAGGCCGCAGCTTCCGCCCGTCCGACGTCGGCCGTGCGGTGTCCAAGTTTCTGTCCAGCCACTTCACCCAGTACGTGGACTACGACTTCACCGCCAAGCTGGAAGACGAGCTCGATGCGGTGTCGCGTGGCGAGGAAGACTGGATTCCGCTGATGGCCCGCTTCTGGGATCCCTTCAGCAAGCTGGTTGAAGAGAAGAACGAGTCGGTCGATCGCGCCGAAGCCAGTGGCGCGCGCGAGCTCGGCACCGACCCCAAGACCGGCAAGCCGGTCAGCGTGCGGCTGGGCCGCTTCGGGCCGTACGCGGCCATCGGCAGCACCGCCGAAGATGCCGAAGACAAGCCCAAGTTCGCCTCGCTGCGCCCGGGCCAGTCGATGCACACCATTTCCCTGGAAGACGCGCTGGAGCTGTTCCTGATGCCGCGTGCGCTCGGCCAGGACAAGGACGAGGACGTCAGCGTCGGCATCGGCCGGTTCGGTCCGTTCGCCAAGCGCGGCAGCACCTATGCCTCGCTGAAGAAGGAAGACGACCCCTATACGATCGACCTGGCCCGTGCGGTGTTCCTGATCGAAGAGAAGGAAGAGATCGCGCGCAACCGGATCATCAAGGAGTTCGAGGGCAGCGACATCCAGGTGTTGAACGGCCGCTTCGGCCCGTACATCAGCGATGGCAGGATGAACGGCAAGATCCCCAAGGATCGTGAGCCGGCGTCGCTGACCCTGGCTGAAGTACAGCAGTTGATGGAAGAAACCGGCAAGCCGGTGCGCAAGGGCTTCGGCAAGAAGGCGGCCAAGAAAGTGGTCGCCAAGAAGGCCGCGGTGAAGAAGGAGGCCGCGCCGAAGAAGGCCGCCGCCAAGAAGGCACCGGCGAAGAAAGCGGCCACCAAGAAGGCGGCAACGAAGAAGACCGCGACCAAGAAAGCGGCCACCAAGAAGGTTGCCAAGAAGGTTGCCAAGAAGACGGTCGCCAAGAAGGCCTGA
- a CDS encoding RDD family protein: MTEWYFADGQERQGPLTADEMRLRFQRAQISLTTLVWREGFAQWKPLSEAVDELQLQNLSSAAENLGSGFDLRGDYTAIDNGTAPLPGTGGGTHSPYTAPAAGGYANAAVVGGGNVVYAGFWKRYASYFLDSVVVSVVNIPISLIFNGIGAVSGNESVALVMSLLAMVAGLALGVAYYAGFHASAGGATLGKMAVGIKVVRGNGERLTLGRGIGRYFGFLLSSLTLMIGFIMAAFTERKQALHDMICDTVVVDKWAYTENEHLQQPTLGTVTIVILVVSGLLTVAAIGVGIAMIGVIASSMS, translated from the coding sequence ATGACTGAGTGGTATTTCGCCGATGGCCAGGAACGCCAGGGCCCGTTGACCGCCGACGAGATGCGCCTGCGTTTCCAGCGCGCGCAGATCAGCCTGACCACGCTGGTCTGGCGTGAGGGCTTTGCGCAGTGGAAACCGCTGTCCGAGGCGGTCGACGAACTGCAGCTGCAGAACCTGAGCAGCGCTGCGGAGAACCTGGGCAGCGGTTTCGACCTGCGCGGCGATTACACGGCCATCGACAACGGCACCGCGCCGCTGCCGGGCACCGGTGGCGGCACCCATTCGCCGTACACCGCGCCGGCCGCCGGTGGCTATGCCAACGCGGCAGTGGTCGGTGGCGGCAACGTGGTCTACGCCGGGTTCTGGAAGCGCTATGCCAGCTACTTCCTCGACTCGGTGGTGGTGAGCGTGGTCAACATTCCGATCAGCCTGATCTTCAACGGCATCGGCGCGGTGTCGGGCAACGAGTCGGTGGCGCTGGTGATGAGCCTGCTGGCGATGGTGGCCGGCCTGGCGCTGGGCGTGGCCTACTACGCCGGCTTCCATGCCTCGGCCGGTGGCGCCACCCTGGGCAAGATGGCCGTGGGCATCAAGGTGGTGCGCGGCAATGGCGAACGGCTCACCCTGGGTCGCGGCATCGGGCGCTACTTCGGCTTCCTGCTGAGCAGCCTGACCCTGATGATCGGTTTCATCATGGCCGCCTTCACCGAGCGCAAGCAGGCCCTGCACGACATGATCTGCGACACCGTGGTGGTCGACAAATGGGCCTACACCGAAAACGAGCACCTGCAGCAGCCGACCCTGGGCACCGTCACCATCGTGATTCTGGTGGTTTCCGGCCTGCTCACCGTGGCCGCCATCGGCGTCGGCATTGCCATGATCGGGGTCATCGCCTCGTCCATGTCCTGA
- a CDS encoding GYF domain-containing protein, which yields MGQWFYAEGNRQQRGPLASDELIALYQSSRIAADTLVWRDGMAQWQPLREVADEIGLVLAAPPAPVTDPPAETDTPAVALPPQIPLDSPASGPVPPVTAPPVTAAAAPAMAAAPVPPRQGLSGCAIAGIVAGIVGVLLVVLIGILAAIALPAYQEYVLRSKTAQAITELDPIKVQVSEFVQTHGRCPVNDDDGFQPAESYASGDLSAVRIGRFDNSHCGIEAELSVPAKAALDGKLLWLDFDPELHQWECTGEPDDKYLPQHCRG from the coding sequence GTGGGCCAGTGGTTCTATGCAGAAGGAAATCGCCAGCAGCGCGGGCCGCTGGCGTCCGATGAACTGATCGCGCTGTACCAGTCCAGCCGCATTGCGGCCGATACGCTGGTCTGGCGCGACGGCATGGCGCAGTGGCAACCGCTGCGCGAGGTGGCCGACGAGATCGGCCTGGTACTGGCCGCGCCACCGGCGCCCGTGACCGACCCACCCGCCGAAACCGACACGCCCGCCGTTGCGCTGCCACCGCAGATTCCCCTGGACAGCCCCGCATCCGGCCCGGTGCCGCCCGTGACGGCCCCACCGGTGACGGCCGCTGCCGCGCCCGCGATGGCCGCCGCGCCGGTACCGCCGCGCCAGGGTCTGTCCGGCTGCGCCATCGCCGGCATCGTGGCCGGCATCGTCGGCGTGCTGCTGGTGGTGCTCATCGGCATTCTTGCCGCCATCGCCCTGCCCGCCTACCAGGAGTATGTGCTGCGCTCCAAGACCGCGCAGGCCATCACCGAACTGGACCCGATCAAGGTGCAGGTGAGCGAGTTCGTGCAGACCCACGGACGCTGCCCGGTCAATGACGACGACGGGTTCCAGCCGGCCGAAAGCTATGCCAGCGGCGACCTGTCGGCGGTGCGGATCGGCCGCTTCGACAACAGCCACTGCGGCATCGAAGCCGAGCTGTCGGTGCCCGCCAAGGCGGCCCTGGACGGCAAACTGCTGTGGCTGGATTTCGACCCGGAGCTGCACCAGTGGGAATGCACCGGCGAGCCGGATGACAAGTACCTGCCGCAGCACTGCCGCGGCTGA
- a CDS encoding DUF494 family protein produces MKESILDVLLYLFEHYFSEDPDLVRDRDTLQNSLIQAGFSPTEIKKAFDWLDALADQRPAVNVARVDGPVRIYHGPELDKLDVEGRGFLMFLEQHGILDANQRELVLDRAMALDQDELDLDDLKWVVLMVLFNQPGSEAAYAWMETQMFIDEPEPLH; encoded by the coding sequence ATGAAAGAGAGCATTCTGGATGTCCTGCTGTACCTGTTCGAACATTATTTCAGCGAGGACCCGGACCTCGTCCGTGACCGCGACACCCTCCAGAACAGCCTGATACAGGCCGGCTTCAGCCCCACCGAAATCAAGAAAGCGTTCGACTGGCTCGATGCCCTGGCCGACCAGCGCCCGGCCGTGAACGTGGCCCGGGTCGATGGCCCGGTGCGCATCTACCACGGTCCGGAACTGGACAAGCTGGACGTTGAAGGCCGCGGCTTCCTGATGTTCCTGGAGCAGCACGGCATCCTGGACGCCAACCAGCGCGAGCTGGTGCTGGACCGCGCCATGGCCCTGGACCAGGACGAGCTGGACCTGGACGACCTCAAATGGGTGGTGCTGATGGTGCTGTTCAACCAGCCCGGGTCCGAGGCCGCCTACGCCTGGATGGAAACGCAGATGTTCATTGACGAACCGGAACCGCTTCACTGA
- the dprA gene encoding DNA-processing protein DprA, with protein sequence MCETLPLDTRDALLRLVLAGGPLRPRRRLLQAHADPALALRAGPSSWRANGCTPEQCARLACPDPVALALAHHWAAHPGHHLVPIHSDDYPMLLRRHPQAPLVLFVQGDPATLWHPGVAVVGSRTPSPSGAELAAEFAAAFARSGLAVVSGLAAGVDARAHEAALRVPGGLTVAVVATGLDRTYPPRHAALQARIAEGGAVVSEYPPGTAARAGQFPARNRLIAGLSLGTVVIEAALRSGALITARLAAEAGREVFALPGSVRNPRARGCHRLIRDGVMLVEHPDEVIAGLTALAGTLGQALRSRLDAPTEQARPAPRRAPSFPDPDYQRLWQALDDNPTGMDSLIQRSGLTTAQLSAMLLVMELEGKVVAAYGRYCRKP encoded by the coding sequence ATGTGCGAAACCCTCCCGCTTGACACCCGCGACGCCCTGCTCCGCCTGGTCCTGGCCGGCGGCCCGCTGCGACCGCGGCGGCGCCTGCTGCAGGCCCACGCCGATCCCGCCCTCGCCCTGCGTGCCGGACCATCCAGCTGGCGCGCCAATGGCTGCACCCCCGAGCAATGCGCGCGGCTGGCCTGCCCCGACCCGGTGGCCCTGGCGCTGGCCCACCACTGGGCGGCCCACCCCGGCCATCACCTGGTGCCGATCCACAGCGACGACTACCCGATGCTGCTGCGCCGCCATCCCCAGGCGCCACTGGTGCTGTTCGTGCAGGGCGACCCGGCCACGCTGTGGCACCCTGGGGTTGCCGTGGTGGGCAGCCGCACGCCGTCGCCCAGCGGCGCGGAGCTGGCCGCCGAATTCGCCGCCGCGTTCGCGCGCAGCGGGCTGGCGGTGGTCAGCGGGCTGGCCGCGGGGGTGGACGCGCGCGCCCACGAGGCGGCGTTGCGGGTGCCGGGCGGCCTGACGGTGGCGGTGGTGGCCACCGGCCTGGACCGCACCTACCCGCCGCGCCATGCGGCCCTGCAGGCGCGGATCGCCGAGGGCGGCGCCGTAGTCAGCGAGTACCCGCCCGGCACCGCCGCCAGGGCCGGCCAGTTCCCCGCGCGCAACCGGCTGATCGCCGGGCTCAGCCTGGGCACGGTGGTGATCGAGGCGGCGCTGCGGTCCGGGGCGCTGATCACCGCCCGGCTGGCGGCCGAGGCCGGGCGCGAGGTCTTTGCCCTGCCCGGCTCGGTGCGCAACCCGCGGGCGCGCGGCTGCCACCGGTTGATCCGCGACGGCGTGATGCTGGTGGAGCACCCCGACGAAGTGATCGCGGGGCTGACCGCCCTGGCCGGCACCCTGGGCCAGGCCTTGCGAAGCCGGCTGGACGCCCCCACTGAACAGGCACGACCGGCGCCTCGGCGCGCCCCCTCCTTCCCCGACCCGGACTACCAGCGCTTGTGGCAGGCACTGGATGACAACCCAACGGGTATGGATTCACTGATCCAGCGCAGCGGATTGACGACGGCCCAGCTGTCGGCCATGCTGCTGGTCATGGAACTGGAAGGAAAGGTGGTTGCCGCCTATGGCCGCTACTGTCGAAAACCCTAG